Proteins found in one Halobaculum sp. MBLA0147 genomic segment:
- a CDS encoding pyruvoyl-dependent arginine decarboxylase, whose amino-acid sequence MEIHVAAGVGHGPTELSAFDAALADAGVGDYNLVTVSSVVPADGTVRVVDRAPDLGPAGGRLTVVRATTTAAPTGTLDPERPAAPRGAGGITERVVTNGAEEHDASSGTAETTVADTPTPTEPDLVAGLGWATGPGPGLFYEATGDDPAAVRDRIVRGLEAGGGLRDWDVPERTVTLATAATEPDAHVAAVVVAAYGGAEPIATRVGGDDDRTRQV is encoded by the coding sequence ATGGAGATTCACGTCGCGGCGGGTGTCGGCCACGGACCGACGGAGCTGTCGGCGTTCGACGCCGCCCTCGCCGACGCGGGTGTCGGTGACTACAACCTCGTCACCGTCTCCTCGGTCGTCCCGGCCGACGGGACCGTCCGCGTCGTCGACCGCGCCCCCGACCTGGGACCGGCGGGTGGCCGCCTCACGGTCGTCCGAGCGACGACGACCGCCGCGCCGACCGGGACGCTCGACCCCGAGCGACCGGCGGCACCACGCGGCGCGGGTGGGATCACCGAGCGAGTCGTGACGAACGGGGCCGAAGAGCACGACGCGTCGAGCGGCACCGCCGAGACGACGGTCGCCGACACACCGACGCCGACCGAGCCGGACCTCGTCGCCGGCCTCGGGTGGGCGACCGGACCGGGCCCGGGACTGTTCTACGAGGCGACCGGCGACGACCCCGCGGCAGTTCGCGATCGGATCGTCCGCGGCCTCGAGGCCGGCGGCGGGTTGCGCGACTGGGACGTACCGGAGCGGACGGTGACGCTGGCGACCGCGGCCACGGAGCCGGACGCCCACGTCGCAGCCGTCGTCGTGGCGGCGTACGGCGGTGCCGAGCCGATCGCGACCCGCGTCGGCGGTGACGACGACCGCACGCGACAGGTCTGA
- a CDS encoding DUF5811 family protein, which produces MNGNNPYAGPPGVVDAGQPEEVDLTSDQKDTLREAVANIVTRTESYLPDGYTVGSELNYGHDGPQATVAVRPPVGRAVSAGFSPSIDDLAAGLDDDDREEVAKGLAASAAVQVMDAVGDDIEPTAR; this is translated from the coding sequence ATGAACGGCAACAACCCCTACGCGGGGCCGCCGGGCGTGGTCGACGCCGGGCAGCCGGAGGAAGTGGACCTCACGTCGGACCAGAAAGACACGCTCCGCGAGGCGGTGGCGAACATCGTCACCCGGACGGAGTCGTACCTGCCGGACGGCTACACCGTCGGCTCGGAGTTGAACTACGGCCACGACGGCCCGCAGGCGACCGTCGCCGTCCGACCGCCGGTCGGGCGCGCCGTCTCCGCCGGCTTCTCTCCGAGTATCGACGACCTCGCCGCGGGGCTCGACGACGACGACCGCGAGGAGGTCGCGAAGGGGCTGGCGGCGAGTGCCGCCGTGCAGGTGATGGACGCCGTCGGCGACGACATCGAACCCACCGCGCGGTGA
- a CDS encoding metallophosphoesterase, protein MLVVVADTHGTDGHRLAGRTLEAVERADAVVHAGDFYTESVLDAFESVASRLYGVTGNNDDAAVRDRLPESRVVSYGGVTFAVRHRSRSGRTGLALFGRERDADAVVFGHSHRPTLETADDLVFCNPGSHAQPRGNRQAHAEIEPLGDDAEGDDTRADGADGDGDAAAERAGVVCRLVTVDGEVFAETEIRPDD, encoded by the coding sequence ATGCTCGTCGTCGTCGCCGACACACACGGTACGGACGGCCACAGACTCGCCGGGCGGACGCTGGAGGCGGTCGAGCGCGCGGACGCGGTCGTCCACGCGGGCGACTTCTACACGGAGTCGGTGTTGGACGCCTTCGAGTCTGTCGCGTCACGACTGTACGGGGTCACCGGCAACAACGACGACGCGGCCGTGCGCGACCGCCTGCCGGAGTCGCGGGTGGTGAGCTACGGCGGTGTCACCTTCGCCGTGCGCCACCGGTCGCGGAGCGGGCGGACCGGCCTCGCACTGTTCGGCCGCGAACGCGACGCCGACGCCGTCGTCTTCGGTCACAGCCACCGACCGACGCTGGAGACTGCCGACGACCTCGTGTTCTGTAACCCCGGCAGCCACGCGCAACCACGCGGGAACCGGCAGGCGCACGCCGAGATCGAACCGCTCGGCGACGACGCCGAAGGTGACGACACCCGTGCCGACGGTGCCGACGGCGACGGTGACGCGGCCGCGGAGAGGGCCGGTGTCGTCTGTCGGCTCGTCACCGTCGACGGCGAGGTGTTCGCCGAGACCGAAATTCGACCGGACGACTGA
- the pepF gene encoding oligoendopeptidase F has protein sequence MSSVPERSEIDEEYKWSIESMFADDEAWEESFEAVSERLDDLRAYEGRVDESAATLRELLETREEISREIARVVQYAQLRANEDTRDQTYQAMTAKAQSLATEASSAASYLEPELQALDDDTLAAFVDEEPALAEYEHYFDDVRRQREHTRSAEIEEILSELGEVLDAASETYSMLTNADMTFPTVEGPDGDDVEISQSNFTSLLQKPDRQFRQTVYDEFYEEWGDVRNTVGTTLSKTVKTHVKTADIRGYDSARAAALDGPNVPVEVYDTLLDSVHDNVDALGRHAELKRRALDVDQLEMWDVYMSMTGDESPEVPYERAKELVIDAVEPLGEAYQSRMAEGLESRWVDVYENRGKRSGAYSAGTYDTQPFIMMNYQDDVSSLYTLAHELGHSMHSELANESQPWQYADYEIFVAEVASTVNETLLTHHLLENVDDEELRAHAIDQYLERFRSTLFRQTMFADFEQRIHERAERDEPLTPDTFDEIYGDVKETFYATEAANVDDLIRREWMRIPHFYYDFYVYQYATGISAAAAIVESIREDGESAAADYRRALEAGGSAYPLEVLEIAGVDLTSPEPVESAIDVYREFLDRSEDLLEL, from the coding sequence GTGAGCAGCGTCCCCGAGCGTTCGGAGATCGACGAGGAGTACAAGTGGAGTATCGAGTCTATGTTCGCGGACGACGAGGCGTGGGAGGAGTCCTTCGAGGCGGTCTCGGAGCGGCTCGACGACCTGCGTGCCTACGAGGGCCGGGTCGACGAGAGCGCCGCCACGCTGCGCGAACTGCTGGAGACGCGCGAGGAGATCTCTCGGGAGATCGCCCGGGTCGTCCAGTACGCGCAACTCCGCGCGAACGAGGACACGCGCGATCAGACGTACCAGGCGATGACGGCGAAGGCCCAGTCGCTGGCGACGGAGGCGTCCAGCGCCGCCAGCTACCTCGAACCGGAGCTGCAGGCGCTCGACGACGACACCCTCGCGGCGTTCGTCGACGAGGAGCCCGCTCTCGCCGAGTACGAGCACTACTTCGACGACGTGCGCCGCCAGCGCGAGCACACGCGCTCGGCGGAGATCGAGGAGATTCTCTCGGAGTTGGGGGAGGTGCTCGACGCCGCCAGCGAGACGTACTCGATGCTGACGAACGCGGACATGACGTTCCCCACCGTCGAAGGGCCGGACGGCGACGACGTTGAGATCTCCCAGAGCAACTTCACGTCGCTGCTGCAGAAGCCCGACCGGCAGTTCCGCCAGACCGTCTACGACGAGTTCTACGAGGAGTGGGGCGACGTGCGCAACACCGTCGGCACCACGCTGTCGAAGACGGTGAAGACGCACGTCAAGACGGCCGACATTCGTGGGTACGACTCCGCGCGTGCGGCCGCGCTCGACGGGCCGAACGTCCCCGTCGAGGTGTACGACACGCTGTTGGACTCCGTCCACGACAACGTCGACGCCCTGGGGCGCCACGCGGAACTCAAGCGGCGCGCGCTGGACGTCGACCAGTTGGAGATGTGGGACGTGTACATGTCGATGACGGGCGACGAGAGTCCGGAGGTGCCCTACGAGCGGGCCAAGGAGTTGGTGATCGACGCCGTCGAGCCGCTGGGTGAGGCCTACCAGTCGCGGATGGCCGAGGGGCTGGAGTCGCGGTGGGTCGACGTCTACGAGAACCGTGGGAAGCGGTCGGGCGCGTACTCCGCGGGGACGTACGACACCCAGCCGTTCATCATGATGAACTACCAGGACGACGTCTCCTCGCTGTACACGCTGGCCCACGAGTTGGGTCACTCGATGCACTCGGAGTTGGCCAACGAGAGCCAGCCGTGGCAGTACGCCGACTACGAGATCTTCGTCGCCGAGGTGGCCTCGACGGTCAACGAGACACTGCTGACGCACCACCTGCTGGAGAACGTCGACGACGAGGAACTGCGTGCCCACGCCATCGACCAGTACCTCGAACGGTTCCGGTCGACGCTGTTCCGGCAGACGATGTTCGCGGACTTCGAACAGCGGATCCACGAGCGCGCCGAGCGCGACGAGCCGCTGACGCCGGACACGTTCGACGAGATCTACGGCGACGTGAAGGAGACGTTCTACGCGACGGAGGCCGCGAACGTCGACGACCTGATCCGCCGCGAGTGGATGCGCATCCCGCACTTCTACTACGACTTCTACGTCTACCAGTACGCGACCGGGATCTCGGCGGCCGCCGCCATCGTGGAGTCGATCCGCGAGGACGGGGAGTCCGCCGCGGCCGACTACCGGCGCGCACTCGAAGCCGGCGGGAGCGCGTACCCGCTGGAGGTGCTGGAGATCGCCGGCGTCGACCTCACCTCGCCCGAACCGGTGGAGTCCGCCATCGACGTCTACCGCGAGTTCCTCGACCGGAGCGAGGACCTGCTGGAGCTGTAG
- a CDS encoding geranylgeranyl reductase family protein, which produces MSTTYEPDVAVVGAGTVGCYAAATVADAGLDAVVVERKPESEAGHIACGDALKGADEFPEAIPKSQIESAFTNTGVDHGRFEIPSEDTTLEIPVPGELAVIDRLEYGRKLIEGAERAGATFHYDTVVQDVLQADDGTVTGVRGKSDGDVVTYDADVVIDGAGALSILQDKADLRDATFDTNVSFQQFCSAYREIVEVPEPVEYDDALVFKPTERAAGYLWYFPRTDTEINAGLGFQMTEEPMKLVDDLKRDLRDRAEFAGAEVKDKLGAALPTRRPYDSAVAPGFLAAGDAAGHVNPTTGGGIAGAAYAATYAAEQAVTAISEGDVSEANLWAYNERVMDHFGARYAGLDVYNILSTAVDVDDLMGLLAALPGEKLAEALYSGKASVGARLALKTAYESYGHWSQIWEFYKTKRVAEDLIDHYGRYPDSPEHFAGWRNTRDALMEDVYDVTGADPKY; this is translated from the coding sequence ATGAGTACCACCTACGAGCCGGACGTCGCGGTGGTGGGCGCCGGCACCGTCGGCTGTTACGCGGCCGCGACGGTCGCCGACGCCGGGTTGGACGCCGTCGTCGTCGAGCGAAAACCGGAGTCCGAGGCGGGCCACATCGCCTGCGGCGACGCGCTCAAGGGGGCCGACGAGTTCCCCGAGGCGATCCCGAAGTCCCAGATCGAGTCGGCGTTCACCAACACCGGTGTCGATCACGGCCGCTTCGAGATCCCCTCCGAGGACACCACCCTCGAGATCCCCGTCCCCGGGGAACTCGCCGTCATCGACCGGCTGGAGTACGGCCGCAAGCTGATCGAGGGCGCAGAGCGTGCCGGGGCGACGTTCCACTACGACACCGTCGTCCAGGACGTGTTGCAGGCCGACGACGGCACCGTGACCGGCGTCCGCGGGAAGTCGGACGGCGACGTGGTGACGTACGACGCCGACGTGGTGATCGACGGGGCGGGTGCGCTGTCGATCCTCCAGGACAAGGCAGACCTGCGTGACGCCACCTTCGACACGAACGTCTCCTTCCAGCAGTTCTGTTCGGCCTACCGCGAGATCGTCGAGGTGCCCGAGCCGGTGGAGTACGACGACGCCCTCGTGTTCAAACCGACGGAGCGTGCCGCGGGGTACCTCTGGTACTTCCCGCGGACTGACACGGAGATCAACGCCGGACTCGGCTTCCAGATGACGGAGGAGCCGATGAAGCTCGTCGACGACCTGAAACGCGACCTGCGGGACCGCGCGGAGTTCGCTGGCGCCGAGGTGAAGGACAAACTCGGCGCGGCGCTGCCGACGCGGCGGCCGTACGACTCTGCGGTCGCGCCGGGGTTCCTGGCGGCCGGCGACGCGGCGGGCCACGTCAACCCGACGACCGGCGGCGGGATCGCCGGCGCCGCCTACGCCGCCACCTACGCGGCCGAGCAGGCCGTCACGGCGATCTCGGAGGGAGACGTGAGCGAGGCGAACCTCTGGGCGTACAACGAGCGCGTGATGGACCACTTCGGCGCACGCTACGCCGGCTTGGACGTGTACAACATCCTCTCGACGGCCGTCGACGTGGACGACCTGATGGGACTGCTCGCGGCGCTGCCGGGCGAGAAGCTCGCGGAGGCGCTGTACTCCGGGAAGGCGTCCGTCGGGGCACGGCTGGCGCTGAAGACCGCCTACGAGAGCTACGGCCACTGGAGTCAGATCTGGGAGTTCTACAAGACCAAGCGGGTCGCGGAGGACCTGATCGACCACTA
- a CDS encoding ArsR/SmtB family transcription factor: protein MTASVYRRGDTPAAADALKTYYLRPTTRTTMADLLGSEPEVEDTPAGDPRVVTVDGEAADEVLSALSADTARRILAQLHERPGPASDLADRVDTTLQNAQHHLGTLHDAGLIEVADTTYSEKGREMDVYAPADRALVVVAGRESETQGLVGAVKRLLGGLVPVALAAVAAEVLLDGPFAPSFAAQSGGADGGETAVTTSADVASETVARGAADPGLLAQLGQSPGALLFAGGLLAVVASLAVVAVARRRE from the coding sequence GTGACGGCGAGCGTCTACCGCCGAGGCGACACGCCGGCGGCCGCCGACGCCCTGAAGACTTACTACCTTCGACCGACCACACGGACGACGATGGCCGACCTGCTGGGTTCGGAGCCGGAGGTCGAGGACACGCCCGCGGGCGACCCCAGAGTGGTCACCGTCGACGGCGAGGCGGCCGACGAGGTGCTGTCGGCGCTGTCGGCCGACACGGCACGACGGATTCTCGCACAACTCCACGAGCGACCCGGCCCCGCGAGTGACCTCGCCGACCGCGTCGACACGACGCTGCAGAACGCCCAACACCACCTCGGGACGCTCCACGACGCGGGGCTGATCGAGGTGGCCGACACGACCTACTCCGAGAAGGGTCGCGAGATGGACGTGTACGCACCCGCGGACCGCGCGCTGGTGGTCGTCGCGGGACGCGAGTCCGAGACGCAGGGGCTGGTCGGCGCGGTGAAGCGGCTGCTCGGTGGGCTCGTCCCCGTCGCGCTCGCGGCCGTCGCCGCCGAAGTCCTGTTGGACGGGCCGTTCGCCCCGTCGTTCGCCGCACAGAGTGGGGGTGCAGACGGCGGCGAGACGGCGGTCACCACCTCCGCCGACGTGGCCAGCGAGACGGTCGCGCGGGGCGCCGCCGATCCGGGCTTGCTCGCGCAACTCGGACAGTCGCCGGGTGCCCTGCTCTTCGCGGGTGGGCTGCTCGCGGTGGTGGCGTCTCTCGCCGTCGTCGCCGTCGCCCGGCGACGCGAGTGA
- a CDS encoding proteasome-activating nucleotidase, which produces MSRSPSLPERPRLDLDPEMSERERLNAMRKHFTRIVQVNEELDERLSDAEQRRSDLREEVDTLKRRNEALKTSSLYVATVEELAEEGVVIKQHGNNQEVLTEVSPSLAEELEAGDRVAINDSFSIQTTLDDETDARAQAMEVDGSPEVVYDDIGGIDEQVREVREAVEDPLVNADQFREVGVEPPSGVLLHGPPGTGKTMLAKAVANETDATFIKMAGSELVRKFIGEGARLVRDLFELAAEREPAVIFIDEIDAVAAKRTDSKTSGDAEVQRTMMQLLSEMDGFEDRGEVRIIAATNRFDMLDEAILRPGRFDRLIEVPKPGQEGREQILSIHTRDMNVADDVDFAEIAAELDDYSGADINALTTEAGMFAIRDDRSEVRQADFEDAREKVEDDDEGPLADELRPYQY; this is translated from the coding sequence ATGTCACGGAGCCCCTCTCTCCCGGAACGCCCTCGTCTGGATCTCGATCCGGAGATGAGCGAACGCGAGCGGTTGAACGCGATGCGGAAACACTTCACACGGATCGTCCAGGTGAACGAGGAACTCGACGAGCGGCTGTCGGACGCCGAGCAGCGGCGGTCGGACCTCCGCGAGGAGGTCGACACGCTCAAGCGGCGCAACGAGGCGCTGAAGACCTCCTCGTTGTACGTCGCGACCGTCGAGGAGCTCGCCGAGGAGGGTGTCGTCATCAAACAGCACGGCAACAACCAGGAGGTGTTGACCGAGGTGTCGCCGAGCCTCGCCGAGGAGTTGGAGGCCGGCGACCGCGTGGCGATCAACGACTCCTTCTCGATCCAGACGACGCTGGACGACGAGACGGACGCCCGCGCACAGGCGATGGAGGTCGACGGGTCGCCGGAGGTCGTCTACGACGACATCGGCGGCATCGACGAGCAGGTCCGCGAGGTCCGCGAGGCCGTCGAGGACCCGCTCGTCAACGCCGATCAGTTCCGCGAGGTGGGTGTCGAACCTCCGAGCGGCGTGCTGTTGCACGGCCCGCCGGGCACCGGGAAGACGATGCTGGCGAAGGCCGTCGCCAACGAGACGGACGCGACGTTCATCAAGATGGCCGGCTCGGAGCTCGTCCGGAAGTTCATCGGGGAGGGCGCACGGCTCGTGCGTGACCTCTTCGAGTTGGCCGCCGAGCGGGAGCCGGCCGTCATCTTCATCGACGAGATCGACGCCGTCGCCGCCAAGCGGACGGACTCGAAGACCTCCGGGGACGCGGAGGTCCAGCGGACGATGATGCAACTGCTCTCGGAGATGGACGGGTTCGAGGACCGCGGCGAGGTGCGGATCATCGCCGCGACGAACCGGTTCGACATGCTCGACGAGGCGATCCTCCGCCCGGGGCGGTTCGACCGCCTCATCGAGGTACCGAAGCCGGGCCAGGAGGGACGCGAACAGATCCTCTCGATCCACACCCGCGACATGAACGTCGCCGACGACGTGGACTTCGCGGAGATCGCCGCCGAGTTGGACGACTACTCCGGTGCGGACATCAACGCCCTGACTACGGAGGCGGGGATGTTCGCCATCCGCGACGACCGCTCGGAGGTGCGGCAGGCGGACTTCGAGGACGCCCGCGAGAAGGTCGAGGACGACGACGAGGGGCCGCTGGCGGACGAACTGCGACCGTACCAGTACTGA